In Marinitoga sp. 38H-ov, one DNA window encodes the following:
- a CDS encoding pseudouridine-5'-phosphate glycosidase, whose protein sequence is MLNEYLVLSNEVKEALNNNKPVVALESTIISHGMPYPQNVETALNVEQIIRENGAVPATIAIINGKLKAGLSKKEIEYLGKKGTDVIKVSRRDIPYVVSKKLDGATTVAGTMIIASLAGIKVFATGGIGGVHRNAQETFDISADLQELAHTNVAVVCAGAKSILDLGLTLEYLETFGVPVIGYQTEELPAFYTRKSGFKVNFKLDTPQEIAEFLKTKWNLNLKGGAVIANPIPEEYQMDYEEINLAIENALKEADKLGINGKETTPFLLAKIKEITKGKSLESNIQLVYNNAKLAAQISRYL, encoded by the coding sequence ATGTTAAATGAATATTTAGTATTATCTAATGAGGTAAAAGAAGCTTTAAATAATAATAAACCTGTTGTAGCTTTAGAATCAACAATAATTTCCCATGGAATGCCATATCCTCAAAATGTCGAAACGGCATTAAATGTTGAGCAAATAATTAGAGAAAATGGTGCAGTTCCAGCAACAATAGCTATTATTAATGGAAAACTAAAAGCTGGACTTTCTAAAAAAGAAATAGAGTATTTAGGAAAAAAAGGAACTGATGTTATAAAAGTTAGTAGAAGAGATATTCCATATGTTGTATCCAAAAAATTAGATGGTGCTACTACTGTTGCAGGAACAATGATAATTGCATCTTTAGCAGGAATAAAAGTTTTTGCTACTGGTGGAATAGGTGGAGTTCATAGAAATGCACAAGAAACTTTTGATATTTCTGCAGATTTACAAGAATTAGCACATACTAATGTTGCAGTAGTATGTGCAGGTGCTAAATCGATTTTAGATCTTGGATTAACTTTAGAATATTTAGAAACATTTGGAGTTCCAGTAATTGGTTATCAAACAGAAGAATTACCAGCGTTTTATACTAGAAAAAGTGGATTTAAAGTTAACTTTAAATTAGATACCCCACAAGAAATCGCAGAATTCTTAAAAACAAAATGGAATTTAAACTTAAAAGGTGGTGCTGTAATCGCAAACCCTATCCCTGAAGAATATCAAATGGATTATGAAGAAATAAATCTTGCAATTGAAAATGCTTTAAAAGAAGCTGATAAATTGGGAATAAATGGAAAAGAAACTACTCCTTTCTTATTAGCTAAAATTAAAGAAATTACAAAAGGGAAAAGTTTAGAATCAAATATTCAATTAGTATATAACAATGCAAAACTTGCTGCACAAATTTCTAGATATTTATAG
- a CDS encoding GNAT family N-acetyltransferase has protein sequence MEFKILTENDIHENLLDDFNRYQETTLVYRDEKIIEDHFIDNWTLEDKRNRAISLKETVKNGGIVVGVFENNKLIGFGKIPNKCFAKDYLELDSFHITKEYRNKGIGKKLFYLLAKLAKEKGAKKLYIGAHPSVETQSFYRKIGCFPSKEIIREIYEREPLDIQLEFDLSNLNKFFNCGIIEL, from the coding sequence ATGGAATTTAAAATTTTAACAGAAAATGATATTCACGAAAATTTATTAGACGATTTTAATAGATATCAAGAAACCACTTTAGTATATAGAGATGAAAAAATTATTGAAGATCATTTTATTGATAATTGGACATTAGAAGACAAAAGAAATAGAGCAATATCTTTAAAAGAAACTGTTAAAAATGGCGGGATTGTTGTAGGTGTTTTTGAAAATAATAAATTGATAGGGTTTGGAAAAATACCAAATAAATGTTTTGCAAAAGATTATTTAGAATTAGATTCTTTTCATATAACTAAAGAGTATCGAAATAAAGGAATAGGAAAAAAATTATTTTATTTATTAGCTAAACTAGCAAAAGAAAAGGGAGCAAAAAAATTATATATTGGAGCTCATCCATCTGTAGAAACTCAATCATTTTATAGAAAAATAGGTTGTTTCCCTTCAAAAGAAATAATTAGGGAGATTTATGAAAGAGAACCTTTAGATATTCAACTAGAATTTGATTTATCAAATTTGAATAAATTTTTTAACTGTGGTATAATAGAATTGTAA